The window ACTCACCTCTTTAAGGATTTGTGCCGTCACTGGAGACCGGCAGGCGAATAGAGATTTGCGCACCGCCGTCAGGATGATTCTCCGCCCAGATAACTCCTTTGTGGGCTTCCACAATACCTTTACAAATGGATAATCCTAAACCGGTGCCGGACACTTTTCGCACCTGCGGGGCCCGGTAAAACTTTTCAAAGATGCGCTCCCGGTCTTCCCTGCCGATTCCCGGCCCCTCATCCCTTACACTGAGCACCACCTGGCTCCCGTCTTGCGCCGCGCTGACGGTAATGGGACTTCCCTGCGGTGAATACTTGATCGCGTTGTCCAGCAGGTTAATCAGCACCTGTTCCAGCAGAACACAGTCGGCCCGGAGCAGAGGCAATGTTTCCGGCAATTTAGTAATTAATGTATGAGTTTGTTTTCTTTCGCTAATACGGCGCCAGGCCGATCCCACCATATCCTCTATATCGCACCAGTCGGTTTTTAGCTGCAGCATGCCGCTCTCCTGCCTGGCCGTATCCAGCAGATTGTTGACTACCCGTTCCATCCGGGCCGCTCCATACAAAATGGTTTCCAACAATTCGGTCCGCAATTCCTCCGGGTATTGAATATCCGGATCAAGCAACGTGGACACTGCTCCGGTTATGGTCGCCAAAGGCGTCCGCAGTTCATGGGACACCGAATTAAAGAGCGCCATCCGAAGTCTGTCCGACTCTACAACTAACGCAGCCTGCTGCGCCTGGCGGGCCAGGGTTACCCGCTCGATGGCCATGGCCGCCAAACCGGACCAGGCATCAATCAGGCGTTTCTCCTCCGGAGTCACCGGCTGCGTGCCGATGCGCACCCCGAACACCCCGCCCACGTTTTCTCCGGCCGTCAACGGCACATAGAGATTCTCAGCCCCCGGCAGCGTTTCTGTGGAACAGCCTGCCACCCGCCGATTTTTATAAGACCAGACCGCTACGGCATATTCAGCGTCGGATAAAGAAAAATCCTCAACCAAAGCAAACCGGCTGCTGTCATAGCTTCCCGCCAGATACAGCTTACCGCTTTTATCCGGGCACAGTACCAGCGTATCCCGTCCGATGGTTTCGCCGGCGTGCCGCACCAGCTCCCGGCAAATAAACTCCAGGTCAATAACGGCGGCGATTTCCCGGCTGAATTTATATAAGGCCCGGATACCGCGTTCCCTGAGTTGAGCTGCTTTGGCCTCCCGCCGCAGCCATTCCGTCCGGCCGCCAATCAAAAAAGAAACCAAGAGAAAAATCGCGAAGCTCCAGACAAAGCGAAAATCATAGACGGAGAAGGTAAACAGCGGCGGGACAAACAAATAATCAAAACATGATACGCTGATCACCGCTGTGAAATAGGAAGGCCACCGGCCCCACCAAACGGCGGACAACAGCACCGGCAGCAGGTATAGCAGCGCCACATTGACCAGTTCCCAATGGTCTCTGCCCAGCCAGCCTGCCAGGGTGACCAGAGCGGTCATGGCCAGCCCGCCGGCAAAAGGCATCATCCCGGCAAAAGAAGTAGTAGGAATTACCGTCTTGATTTCGGGACGTTTTTCCTCTTCCACCGTCCCCTGGATGACATACACATGAATACCGCCGCTGGCCCGGATCAACCGGTCCACAAAGGATTTGCGAAAAAGGTCCTGCAGGTGGGTATTGCCCGATTTGCCGACTACGATGGCGGTAACATTATGGGTTCGCGCTACTTCCAGAATTTCCTTCACCAGATCATTGCCTACCACCATAAGCGTCCTGGCCCCCAGTTCTTCGGCTAACCGCATATTGCGGGCAATCCGGTCCCGTTCTTTATCGCCCAGAGGAAAGCGCCGCTGCGCCGTCTCGATATGGACGGCGAGAAACTCGGCATGCAAGCCGCTGGCAAACCGGTGCGCCGCCCGGATCAGTTGGGCGGAAAAAGGGCTGGGGCTTACGCATACCATGATGCGGCCGGCAGCCGGCCAGGGCCCGGCAATCTGTTTCTGACGCATGTACTCGTTCAGGTCCTGGTCAACCCGGCTGGCGGTAAAGCGCAGGGCCAGCTCGCGCAGCGCGTTGATGTTGCCCAGGCGGAAAAAATTCTTTAAAGCCTGCTGCACCTGTCCCTGGCGGTATACCTTGCCCTCCTGCAGGCGCTTGATCAATTCCTCCGGCGGAATATCGATCAACTGAATATTATCTGCCTGGGCCAGAACATAATCAGGCACCGTTTCCCGTACAATCACGCCGGTAATTTGAGCTACCACATCGTTCAGGCTCTCCATATGCTGAATATTGACGGTGGTATAAACGTGGATGCCGGCAACCAATAATTCTTCCACATCCTGATACCTTCGCACATGGCGGGAGCCGGGAATATTGGTATGAGCCAGTTCGTCCACCAGCACCAGTTCGGGTTGCTGCAGCAGCACGGCATCAATATCCATTTCCTGCATGACCCGGTCCCGGTATACCAGTTCCCGCGGCGGAATTCCGGGTATGCCGGCCGCCAGTCTTTCCGTTTCCGGGCGGCCGTGCGTTTCAATCCAGCCGGTCAGGACACGCACACCGTCCGCTTTGCGTTCATGGGCCGCTTCCAGCATTTTATACGTTTTTCCCACACCGGCAACGGCACCTAAAAATACCGTCAGCTTACCTCTTGCCGCTTTTTTGATGCTTCCCAGCAGTTCATCCGGATCGGGACGCAGCCGTTCCTCCGCCATACAGGCCCCTCCTTTTACACAGCAGCAAACAGGGCGTAGTTTAGTGCTCCACCAACTCTGAAACTACAATTTCTTCACGAGTCTTTTTCCGTAAGACCTCGTTGTCGTCGGCTTACCTATGCTCAATAGGTGCGCCTCCTCCGCCTTGCCTTACGAAAAAATCCCCCTAAATATAATTTGTACTTTCAAAGTTGGCGGAGCACTAAAGCCCCGTTTCTCCTTGTTTATATGCTCTCATCAAGTGCCAGATTTAATTCCAGCACATTTACCCGTTCTTCACCCAGCACACTGGCCAGCCGGCCTTCGGTCTTCGCCTCAATCAGCCGCTCCACTTCAGCCACATCCCGCCCCCTGGTCCTGGCCACCCGTGCCGCCTGCAGATAGGCGGCGGCCGGTGTGATATGCGGGTCAAGCCCACTGGCGGAGGCAAGCACCAGGTCGGCCGGAACGGGTGCTGCCTGGCTCAGCCCATTTTCCTGGCGAACCTGGCTTAACCGTTCTGCCACCGCCTGCAGCAAAGCCTGATTGGTCGGGCCCAAATTACTTCCCGCCGAAGCCGTTCCGTCATAGCCGTCCTGTCCGGCCGCCGACGGGCGGCCGTGAAAATATTTATCGCCGGTAAAATTCTGTCCAATCAGCCGCGAGCCTACAGGACTCCCGTTTTTCGTCACCAGGGACCCGTTGGCCTGGGCGGGAAATAAAAGCTGCGCTACCCCGGTTACCAGCAAAGGATAGACAAACCCTGTCAGCAAAGTAAATACAGCCAACATCCTTAGTCCTGTTACCACCCATTTCCACATTATAAACCCTTCTTCCTTTATACCAAGTGTAAAATAACCAGCAGCCAGTCAATCAGCTTAATCCCGATAAAGGGAATAATCAGTCCGCCCAGTCCATAGACCAGCAGATTGTTCCGCAGCACCACATCGGCGCCCACCGGCCGGTAGGCAACGCCGCGCAGCGCCAGCGGAATCAATGCCACAATGATCAGGGCGTTAAAGATGACCGCACTTAAAATGGCGCTTTCCGGGGTAGCCAGTTGCATGATATTAAACAAACCAAGAGCCGGATAGGTTCCCATAAACATGGCCGGAATGATGGCAAAATACTTGGCAATGTCATTGGCGATACTGAACGTGGTCAAAGAGCCTCTGGTCATCAAGAGCTGTTTACCGATTTCCACAACCTCAATAAGCTTGGTGGGATTGCTGTCCAGGTCAACCATATTGCCGGCTTCCTTGGCTGCCTGGGTTCCGCTGTTCATGGCCACCCCCACATCGGCCTGAGCCAGGGCGGGCGCATCGTTGGTCCCGTCACCCGTCATGGCTACCAGCAAGCCTTGTTCCTGATACTGACGGATCATGGCCAGCTTCGCTTCCGGCGTAGCTTCCGCCAGAAAATCGTCCACACCGGCTTCGGCGGCAATCGCCGCGGCCGTCAACGGGTTGTCACCGGTAATCATGACGGTTTTTATCCCCATCTGCCGCAGCTCGCGGAACCGTTCCTTAATACCGCCTTTGACAATGTCCTTCAGCTTAATGACCCCCAATACCTTGTCTTGGGCGGCCACCACCAGCGGGGTACCGCCGTTTTTGGCAATCTCCGCGCAGGTCCGGTTCACCTCAGAGGGAAAAATCCCGCCTTGCTGACGGACATAATTTTGAATGGCATCCATTGAGCCTTTCCTGATTTCCTGCCCCTGCTGATTGATTCCGCTCATCCGGGTTTGTGCCGTAAAGGGAACAAACTCCGCGCCCAGTGCTGCCAAGTCCCGTTCCCGCAAATTGTATTTTTGTTTGGCCAGAATGACGATACTCCGCCCTTCCGGCGTTTCATCGGCCAGCGATGACAACTGGGCGGCGTCAGCCAGCTCGGCTTCCCCGATGCCCGGTGCCGGAAAGAAATCGGTTGCCATCCGGTTGCCCAGCGTAATGGTGCCGGTCTTATCCAGCAGCAGGACGTTCACATCGCCGGCGGCCTCTACGGCACGGCCGGACATAGCCAGTACGTTCCGTTTCAATAACCGGTCCATGCCGGCAATACCAATGGAAGAAAGCAAACCGCCAATGGTCGTCGGAATCAGGCAAACAAGCAGCGCCAGCAGCACCGGCACAGAGATGGTGGTTCCCGTATAAATCGCAAAGGGTTCCAGCGTGGCGACGGCAATTAAAAACACAATGGTCAAGCCCACCAACAGAATGGTCAGGGCAATTTCATTGGGTGTTTTTTGCCGTTTGGCCCCTTCTACCAAAGAAATCATCCGGTCCAGAAAGGTTTCTCCCGCATTGGCGGTGATTTTTACCCTAATCCAGTCGGACAACACGCGGGTGCCGCCGGTAACCGAAGATTTATCGCCGCCCGCTTCGCGGATGACCGGAGCCGATTCGCCGGTGACCGCGCTCTCATCGACCGAAGCCATGCCTTCCACCACTTCCCCGTCACTGGGAATGATGTCACCGGCTTCTATGAGAATCAAATCATCCTTCTTTAACTGAGTAGCGTCAACCAGCACGATCTCACTGGCGCCAGCCAGCTTCTTGGCCTTGGTCTGCGTACGGGTTTCCCGCAGCGCCCGTGCCTGCGCCTTGCCCCGGCCTTCCGCCACAGCTTCCGCAAAATTGGCGAACAAGACGGTAAACCAGAGCCAAAGGTTAATCTGCAAAGAAAAGAATACACTCCCGGTTATCCCCTGCAGGCAGTCGCGCAGTAGCAATATACTGGTGAGTATGGCGCCAACAAATACAACAAACATGACGGGATTTTTTATTTGTGTCCGGGGATTCAGTTTTCGGAACGCATCGCGTACCGCTTCCCCCAGCATATCCCGGCGAAAACCGGTTTCTCTATTCATGATTGGAATCTTCCTTTCCGTTTGTTCTAGAATGCAACGCCGCCATAAAGCAATAGCTGTTCAAGCACCGGTCCTAAAGCCAGCGACGGCAAAAAGGTCAGTGCCCCGACAATTAAAACCACACCGCTTACCAGTACGACAAACAAGCCGCCTGTCGTCGTGAACGTCCCCGGTCCCACCGGCGACGTTTTCTTCTGGGCCATGCTGCCGGCAATAGCCAGTACCGGCAGGATCACGCCAAACCGCCCGATCAGCATGGCAACGGCTAATAGCAGGTCATAAAAAACGGTATTTACCGTAAGCCCGGCGAAGGCACTGCCGTTATTGGCGGCACCGGAAGCAAAAGCATACAGCACTTCACTCAGCCCATGGGGTCCGTTATTTAATATACCGGCCTGGCCGGCCTCGGTTACCACGGCGGCGGCAGCCCCCAGCAAAATGACGGCCGAAGGAATCAGGATAGCTAAGCTGGCCATTTTCATTTCGCGGGCTTCAATCTTTTTCCCGATATATTCAGGAGTCCGGCCCACCATCAGACCGACAATGAAGACGGTAATGAATACATACAGCATGATGCCGTAAAAGCCGGCCCCCACACCACCAAACACCACTTCGCCCAGCATCATCTGCAGCATAGGGAATAATCCGCCCAGCGGGGTTAAGCTGTCGTGCATGGCATTAACCGCGCCGCAGGATGCCGCCGTGGTCACAGTGGCAAACAGGGAAGATCCCCCGATGCCAAACCGTACTTCTTTCCCTTCCAGCGAAGAGAAACCACTGACACCAAGCTCCTGCACCAGCGGATTGCCGTATCGCTCACTGATATAAGTACCGGCAAACATCAAAGTAAACAATAACAGCATGGCACTTAAAATGGCATAGCCCTGCCGTTGGTTCCCGCTCATCCGGCCAAACAGGAGGACCGTAGCTGCCGGTATTAAAAAGATACTGAGCATCTGCAGGAAATTGGTCAAAGCTGTCGGGTTTTCAAAGGGATGAGCCGAATTGGCGTTGAAAAAACCACCGCCGTTGGTACCAAGCATTTTAATGGCTTCCTGTGAGGCCACCGGTCCCATGGCCAGCGTCTGTTTGGCCCCTTCCAGCGTCTGGACAGTCACATAGGGGGAAAGATTCTGCAAAACCCCCTGCCCGACCAGAATGATCGAGAAAAGGATGGATAAGGGAAGCAGGACCCAAATCACGCTGCGAGTCATATCCACCCAGTAATTGCCGATCCGGTTGGTTGACTTACGTACCAGTCCCCGGATTAAGGCAACAGCTACAGCCAGCCCCGTAGCAGCCGACAAGAAATTCTGCACCGTAAGCGCCAGCATCTGCGTAAAATAGCTCATGGTCGACTCGCCGCCATAGGCTTGCCAGTTGGTATTGGTCATGAAGCTGACAGCCGTATTCAGGGCAAGGTGCCAGGGTTCTACATTGGCTAACTGCTCGGGATTAAAGGGTAAATATTGCTGCACCGCCTGCAGGACATACACAGCTATCGCTCCCGCTATATTAAAGACCACCAATTGCAGGCTATAGGTTTTCCAGTCTGTTTCTTTGGTTTCATCAATTCCGCCAAGCCGGTATACAGCTCTCTCCAGGGGACGGAACAGCCGGTCAAGCGGCGTTTTTTCCCCGGAAAAAACCCGGTCCATATAGGCCCCCAAGGGCCAGGCCAGGCCAAGCAGTAGAGCCACAAACAATAGAAATACAATCATATCATGTGTCATGGTTAAAATTCCTCCGGCCTTACCAAGGCATAAATTAAATATATCAACAATAAAACCGCCAATATCCCTGCCAGATATAAATCCATCATGAATCTCCTCCTCCGGAAATGTAGCTTTATTGTAATCCCGTTCCCGGTAAAAATGGCGTCAAGAATCCGGCCGGCCCTATAAAGAAAATGTAAAGATTGCAGCAAAAACCGATGGAAGCCACAAAAAAACAAAAATCCCCGACCTGTTAAGTCGGAGATTCTTAGTATGTACTGCTATGATACGGATTTTACCGCCACCGGCTGCGGCTCCCAGCTAACCGTGCGGGTAGGGAACGGAATAATGATACCCTCTCTCTGATAACGGACATGGATCCGT of the Propionispora vibrioides genome contains:
- the kdpF gene encoding K(+)-transporting ATPase subunit F, with protein sequence MMDLYLAGILAVLLLIYLIYALVRPEEF
- the kdpA gene encoding potassium-transporting ATPase subunit KdpA, producing MTHDMIVFLLFVALLLGLAWPLGAYMDRVFSGEKTPLDRLFRPLERAVYRLGGIDETKETDWKTYSLQLVVFNIAGAIAVYVLQAVQQYLPFNPEQLANVEPWHLALNTAVSFMTNTNWQAYGGESTMSYFTQMLALTVQNFLSAATGLAVAVALIRGLVRKSTNRIGNYWVDMTRSVIWVLLPLSILFSIILVGQGVLQNLSPYVTVQTLEGAKQTLAMGPVASQEAIKMLGTNGGGFFNANSAHPFENPTALTNFLQMLSIFLIPAATVLLFGRMSGNQRQGYAILSAMLLLFTLMFAGTYISERYGNPLVQELGVSGFSSLEGKEVRFGIGGSSLFATVTTAASCGAVNAMHDSLTPLGGLFPMLQMMLGEVVFGGVGAGFYGIMLYVFITVFIVGLMVGRTPEYIGKKIEAREMKMASLAILIPSAVILLGAAAAVVTEAGQAGILNNGPHGLSEVLYAFASGAANNGSAFAGLTVNTVFYDLLLAVAMLIGRFGVILPVLAIAGSMAQKKTSPVGPGTFTTTGGLFVVLVSGVVLIVGALTFLPSLALGPVLEQLLLYGGVAF
- the kdpC gene encoding potassium-transporting ATPase subunit KdpC, which encodes MWKWVVTGLRMLAVFTLLTGFVYPLLVTGVAQLLFPAQANGSLVTKNGSPVGSRLIGQNFTGDKYFHGRPSAAGQDGYDGTASAGSNLGPTNQALLQAVAERLSQVRQENGLSQAAPVPADLVLASASGLDPHITPAAAYLQAARVARTRGRDVAEVERLIEAKTEGRLASVLGEERVNVLELNLALDESI
- a CDS encoding sensor histidine kinase, coding for MAEERLRPDPDELLGSIKKAARGKLTVFLGAVAGVGKTYKMLEAAHERKADGVRVLTGWIETHGRPETERLAAGIPGIPPRELVYRDRVMQEMDIDAVLLQQPELVLVDELAHTNIPGSRHVRRYQDVEELLVAGIHVYTTVNIQHMESLNDVVAQITGVIVRETVPDYVLAQADNIQLIDIPPEELIKRLQEGKVYRQGQVQQALKNFFRLGNINALRELALRFTASRVDQDLNEYMRQKQIAGPWPAAGRIMVCVSPSPFSAQLIRAAHRFASGLHAEFLAVHIETAQRRFPLGDKERDRIARNMRLAEELGARTLMVVGNDLVKEILEVARTHNVTAIVVGKSGNTHLQDLFRKSFVDRLIRASGGIHVYVIQGTVEEEKRPEIKTVIPTTSFAGMMPFAGGLAMTALVTLAGWLGRDHWELVNVALLYLLPVLLSAVWWGRWPSYFTAVISVSCFDYLFVPPLFTFSVYDFRFVWSFAIFLLVSFLIGGRTEWLRREAKAAQLRERGIRALYKFSREIAAVIDLEFICRELVRHAGETIGRDTLVLCPDKSGKLYLAGSYDSSRFALVEDFSLSDAEYAVAVWSYKNRRVAGCSTETLPGAENLYVPLTAGENVGGVFGVRIGTQPVTPEEKRLIDAWSGLAAMAIERVTLARQAQQAALVVESDRLRMALFNSVSHELRTPLATITGAVSTLLDPDIQYPEELRTELLETILYGAARMERVVNNLLDTARQESGMLQLKTDWCDIEDMVGSAWRRISERKQTHTLITKLPETLPLLRADCVLLEQVLINLLDNAIKYSPQGSPITVSAAQDGSQVVLSVRDEGPGIGREDRERIFEKFYRAPQVRKVSGTGLGLSICKGIVEAHKGVIWAENHPDGGAQISIRLPVSSDGTNP
- the kdpB gene encoding potassium-transporting ATPase subunit KdpB, coding for MNRETGFRRDMLGEAVRDAFRKLNPRTQIKNPVMFVVFVGAILTSILLLRDCLQGITGSVFFSLQINLWLWFTVLFANFAEAVAEGRGKAQARALRETRTQTKAKKLAGASEIVLVDATQLKKDDLILIEAGDIIPSDGEVVEGMASVDESAVTGESAPVIREAGGDKSSVTGGTRVLSDWIRVKITANAGETFLDRMISLVEGAKRQKTPNEIALTILLVGLTIVFLIAVATLEPFAIYTGTTISVPVLLALLVCLIPTTIGGLLSSIGIAGMDRLLKRNVLAMSGRAVEAAGDVNVLLLDKTGTITLGNRMATDFFPAPGIGEAELADAAQLSSLADETPEGRSIVILAKQKYNLRERDLAALGAEFVPFTAQTRMSGINQQGQEIRKGSMDAIQNYVRQQGGIFPSEVNRTCAEIAKNGGTPLVVAAQDKVLGVIKLKDIVKGGIKERFRELRQMGIKTVMITGDNPLTAAAIAAEAGVDDFLAEATPEAKLAMIRQYQEQGLLVAMTGDGTNDAPALAQADVGVAMNSGTQAAKEAGNMVDLDSNPTKLIEVVEIGKQLLMTRGSLTTFSIANDIAKYFAIIPAMFMGTYPALGLFNIMQLATPESAILSAVIFNALIIVALIPLALRGVAYRPVGADVVLRNNLLVYGLGGLIIPFIGIKLIDWLLVILHLV